A single window of Methanoregula sp. DNA harbors:
- a CDS encoding acyltransferase family protein — protein sequence MVEIDLLKGMAIIAVVLHHTLSVSILLAIGAPFYIYHSVPLLILIAGFTGTYAYMRRNYTTISQCYDAGLLYRRFRRLIIPYVMIFLLQIAIIHIIFHNSFDMGSLVYSFLTGGYGLGAYFVPVIIQSILIVPILYLLALRNPYAMLVGAFVFDLAMEYLAYISVIPLELYYVLYAQFLFAGALGVWLALSARRLTLWIAILGFFSAVYIWITYYTQLFTPFFETNIVGVISQAPAYFWTCILALTGLMFLPKKAETWFYRGLANVGKASWHIFLVQMTFFFLWQPLAEKVLFPFYNLFPTAISFVGISLIALVTITICSGTGYLWYVFESSWTNSGKPKRKTPSQ from the coding sequence TTGGTCGAGATCGATCTGCTTAAGGGAATGGCAATAATTGCGGTCGTTCTCCACCATACTTTGTCAGTGAGCATCCTGCTCGCTATCGGCGCTCCATTTTATATCTACCATTCGGTTCCGCTTCTCATTCTTATCGCAGGTTTTACCGGGACATACGCGTATATGCGACGTAATTATACGACAATTAGTCAGTGTTACGATGCTGGACTGTTATACCGGCGGTTCAGGAGGTTAATTATACCCTATGTTATGATTTTTTTGCTGCAGATTGCCATTATCCACATTATTTTCCACAATTCCTTCGATATGGGGTCGCTTGTTTACAGTTTCCTGACCGGGGGTTACGGGTTAGGGGCATACTTCGTGCCAGTTATTATCCAGTCCATCCTCATCGTTCCCATCCTGTATCTCCTGGCACTGCGAAATCCTTATGCCATGCTGGTTGGAGCATTTGTTTTTGATCTTGCCATGGAATACCTCGCTTATATTTCGGTAATCCCGTTAGAATTATACTATGTGCTCTATGCACAGTTTCTTTTTGCAGGAGCTCTGGGTGTCTGGCTTGCATTATCTGCGAGACGCCTGACACTCTGGATCGCTATATTGGGATTTTTTAGTGCTGTTTATATCTGGATTACCTATTATACACAATTATTCACACCGTTTTTTGAGACTAATATTGTCGGGGTGATATCCCAGGCACCCGCGTATTTCTGGACATGTATCCTTGCACTGACAGGTTTAATGTTTCTCCCAAAAAAAGCGGAAACGTGGTTTTACCGGGGCCTCGCAAATGTGGGAAAAGCGTCCTGGCACATTTTTCTGGTACAGATGACATTCTTTTTCCTGTGGCAGCCGCTTGCAGAAAAGGTTCTGTTCCCTTTTTACAATCTTTTTCCAACGGCCATCAGTTTTGTCGGCATTAGTCTGATTGCATTGGTTACTATCACAATCTGTTCAGGAACCGGGTATTTGTGGTATGTGTTCGAATCTTCCTGGACAAATTCCGGTAAACCAAAAAGGAAAACTCCCTCGCAATGA